One window of the Chryseobacterium sp. CY350 genome contains the following:
- the coaE gene encoding dephospho-CoA kinase (Dephospho-CoA kinase (CoaE) performs the final step in coenzyme A biosynthesis.), whose translation MEELNTEAQKAEPDSGPKVIGLTGGIGSGKSTVAKFIEDCGFPVYYSDVRAKTIVNDHDDLRYRIKDLLGNESYDEKGLYNRKFVGEKVFNNDELLQQLNAIIHPAVRNDFEHWLAQQTKYLVFKETALLFELKLHLQCYKSLLVTAEDNIRIKRVMDRDSKTYREVESVMDNQMPEKDKIKIADYIIYNNTNLDDLQEQTEKVIFEIE comes from the coding sequence TACAGAAGCACAAAAAGCTGAACCCGATTCGGGACCGAAAGTCATTGGTCTTACAGGAGGAATTGGTTCCGGAAAAAGTACTGTCGCTAAGTTTATAGAAGATTGTGGTTTTCCTGTTTATTACTCGGATGTAAGAGCTAAAACGATTGTTAATGATCATGATGATTTACGATATAGAATTAAGGATCTTTTAGGAAATGAGTCGTACGATGAAAAAGGCCTTTACAACAGAAAATTTGTAGGTGAAAAAGTTTTTAATAATGATGAATTATTACAGCAGCTCAACGCAATCATTCATCCTGCAGTTCGAAATGATTTTGAACATTGGCTTGCTCAGCAGACAAAATATCTTGTTTTTAAAGAAACGGCTTTACTGTTTGAGCTGAAATTACATCTTCAATGCTATAAATCTTTATTGGTAACTGCCGAAGATAACATCAGAATAAAAAGAGTGATGGATAGGGATAGTAAAACCTATCGTGAGGTGGAATCTGTAATGGACAATCAAATGCCTGAAAAAGATAAAATAAAAATTGCTGATTACATTATTTACAATAATACAAACCTTGACGATCTTCAAGAACAAACCGAAAAAGTTATTTTCGAGATTGAGTAA